In the Nocardioides marmotae genome, GCCGGCGCCTGGGTCACGGCCGGGGCGTCGCCGCCACGGTCGGCACGGGTAGGACGGTCACCGCGCGAGCCACGGCTCGGGCGCTCGCCGCCACGGGACGGACGGCCGCCGCGACCGGGGACACCGGCGCGGGCAGCGGCCTGGGCCTGGCGCTCGGCACGGCTGCCGGAGACCTCACCCTTGTAGATCCAGACCTTGACGCCGATCCGGCCGAAGGTCGTGCGGGCCTCGTAGAAGCCGTAGTCGATGTCGGCACGCAGCGTGTGCAGCGGGACGCGACCCTCGCGGTAGAACTCGGTGCGCGACATCTCGGCGCCGTTGAGGCGGCCCGAGCACTGGATCCGGATGCCCTTGGCACCCGAGCGCATCGTGGTCTGCATCGCCTTGCGCATCGCGCGGCGGAACTGCACGCGACCCGAGAGCTGCTCGGCGACACCCTGGGCGACGAGCTGAGCGTCCATCTCGGGGCTCTTGACCTCGAGGATGTTCAGCTGCACCTGCTTGCCGGTGAGCTTCTCCAGCTCGCCGCGGATGCGGTCGGCCTCGGCGCCGCGGCGACCGATGACGATGCCGGGACGCGCGGTGTGGATGTCGACCCGGACCCGGTCACGGGTGCGCTCGATCTCGACCTTGGAGATCCCGGCCCGCTCCATGCCCTTGGAGAGCAGCTTGCGGATCGCGACGTCCTCACCGACGTAGGACTTGTACAGCTTGTCGGCGTACCAGCGCGACTTGTGGTCGGTGGAGATGCCGAGGCGGAAGCCGTTCGGGTTGATCTTCTGGCCCATCAGGCACTCTTTCCGTTCTTCCGGGCGGTCTTCTTCTCCGCGACCACGCCAGCCGGCTGGACGACCAGGGTGATGTGGCTCGTGCGCTTGTTGATGCGCGTCGCACGACCCTGGGCGCGGGGGCGCCACCGCTTCATCGTCGGACCCTCGTCGACCTGCGCGACCGAGATCACCAGGTCGGCCCGCTCGAGGCCCTCGGTGGTCTCGGCGTTCGCGACGGCGCTCTCGAGGACCTTGTAGACGGTCTCCGAGGCTGCCTGCGGGGCGAACTGGAGCAGGGCGAGCGCCTCGTCGACGCCCATGCCGCGGACCATGTCCACGACGCGGCGCGCCTTCATCGGCGTGATCCGCTGGAAGCGAGCGCTGGCGAACGCGCCCGGCTGGTCGCCGAGGAGCGTCTCGCGGCGCGCGCTCGTGCGCTGACGTTCGGTGACACTCATCGACGGCGTCCCTTCCGGTCTTCCTTGACGTGCCCGCGGTAGGTGCGGGTGGGGGCGAACTCGCCGAGCTTGTGGCCGACCATCGAGTCGGTCACGAAGACCGGCAC is a window encoding:
- the rpsC gene encoding 30S ribosomal protein S3, whose product is MGQKINPNGFRLGISTDHKSRWYADKLYKSYVGEDVAIRKLLSKGMERAGISKVEIERTRDRVRVDIHTARPGIVIGRRGAEADRIRGELEKLTGKQVQLNILEVKSPEMDAQLVAQGVAEQLSGRVQFRRAMRKAMQTTMRSGAKGIRIQCSGRLNGAEMSRTEFYREGRVPLHTLRADIDYGFYEARTTFGRIGVKVWIYKGEVSGSRAERQAQAAARAGVPGRGGRPSRGGERPSRGSRGDRPTRADRGGDAPAVTQAPAGGDTAQATTPAETQEG
- the rplV gene encoding 50S ribosomal protein L22, whose amino-acid sequence is MSVTERQRTSARRETLLGDQPGAFASARFQRITPMKARRVVDMVRGMGVDEALALLQFAPQAASETVYKVLESAVANAETTEGLERADLVISVAQVDEGPTMKRWRPRAQGRATRINKRTSHITLVVQPAGVVAEKKTARKNGKSA